AAAttagaattataaattataattgtaaattacaataataattctAGAAAACATAACTCTAAATAACAAATAAGTAAATGGTGAAGATTTAATAGTGATTGTTACAAATCATTTAATGTTGGAGATTTTGGAAATCCATAAAATCTGCAATTGACGTAAGGTACAGTAacgttatatatatatgattacatAGGTTATGTATTTTTGCCGTCAAAATAAAACAATAGTCTTCAAATTACTGTTCAGCGACTCATGGTTTCTAGCGTAGATACAATATAATACAGCAGAGAAATATAGCGAGATGGAagatgaataaatcaatgatATTTGGGTGTTCTTGAGCCCCACAAATGGTACGAAGAGGAATGATGAGATTTGAAGCATTACATCAAAGAGATTGTGGATGAGCAAACTTAGATTTGAGGCGTTCTATGAAAGAGGTTTCACGGATTGCATTGGAAGCATAATCCCGAGAATTCTTCTATAAATACATGGCCATTTCATCGATTTTATACTCACCCAAATCAAGGTTTGCTCTCTTGACTTCTTTTCTGAAGCTTATGTCTCTGTGAAGTAATGCTTACTGTTTTGTTTTTTGCAGCGATTGTGATCTTCAGCAATTGTTAAAGATGGCGCCTTTGCTCTGTTCAGTAAATGATCTGTATCCTTCTTTGATAACATCAGCAATCAAAATCAGGGTGGTACGTGCATACGGTCTTCTTTTTAATGGTGATTCACAGCATATGATGAGCTTTGAATGCATTCTTCAAGACGAAGAGGTTTGTACACAAATAAACTATAGACATACCTTTTTTTGTAGCTAAATTGATAGCTTAATCTGATGTGTGTATACTTTTCAGGGTGTGAAGATTCATGCTTCGTTCGCACATAACTTGGATGGTAGTGCTGCATCGAAAATCAAGGAGGGTTGTTGTTACGTTTTCTACAAATTCTACATGCGGCCCAACCACATGCGTTTCAAAACCACAGATCATGAATTTCGTATTGTAATGACACAAAAGAGCCAGATCTTTGAGATTACGGCTGATGATTTTCCTAATGAGATGTTTTCATTTAGGACATTTGCAGAAATTGCAGGAATAGAAAGTGTTGGGGATGCTGCACTATTTGGTAATTATTTGTTGTTTTGCTAAATATTTGTTCATTTGTGAAATgcatttattttactttatatgtTGCAGATGTCATTGGGGTTATTGTAGAAAGTGGAGGTGTGATCAATCAACCTAATCGAAAGATGCTGGAGATAAAAATTGAGGATGAAAAGTAAAATTTCTGTTTTTAAAAAGTTTGTTCTGTTTTGTTGTTGCTGCTGAATTGCAAAAAGTTTCATTTACGTGTTATATACTTTATGCAGCCATGATTCTGTTGTTTGTACTTTGTGGGAAGAATATGTTGATGAATTTTTAAGTCAAATTGATCCAAATGTGAAACAAATTCCGATAGTGCTGATTCAATACTGCAGGCCAATCTCATACGAGGGTAATAGTTCATATCTTATAAGTTATTAATTTGGATTTGCATAGTGTAAGATTGTTTTTTGTTTATGTAGGGGAGATAAGAATCTCTACTTCTTTCAATGTTTCAAGGGTACTACTAAATAGAGACACTCCGATAATGAATGAGTTCAGACAGAGGTAAACAAAAGTACTTTTTGTTTTTATGTAACAGTTTATTTAATTGTGCAGAAacatattgttgttgttgttgtatgTGTTAGAATTTTTGGCAACATTCGATTCTTCGAAACTGCAAACCTAACATTCAACCATGTATCGAGAAGGATGGTTGATGAGACAGAAAATTTGGAGGTGAAGTCAATTGAAGATGTGTTTTGCTTGGAGGTATTCATTCTTAAAATCTAAGTATATAGCATGTGTTGAATGTGCATATGTATGAAATAAGAATTAAGCAGCCTACAGTTTCTAGATTTTTGTGATACTTTGGATAGCTCTTACTGGATATGTGGGAAAGTGGATAATGTCGAAGCGATTCATGAATGGTGGTACATGGGTTGCACGCGTTGTGGGAAAAAAGTAACACCAGTTGACAATAAGTTCTATTGTGATGCTTGCAAGAAATATGATGGGGTGGCCAACAAGAGGTAAATTTTTGaataattcttattattatatgagaaatgagatattttatagatttcatttttttttatttaatagatTCATGGTGAAGGTCAATGTCGTTGATGCCAGTAGTGATGCTACTCTGTTACTGTGGGATCGTGAATGTGTTAAGCTTTTGGGTAAAAGAGCTTGAGAAATTGATGTTGAAGGTGTTGAGGTATTACAGTATTAGGAAATAcattgttttgtgttttttggTTTTTATGTTAATAGGATCAAAGctgaaatgtatttttattgtattgtaTGATCTAGCCAAGAGATTCATGCAACATTCCCAAAGAAATTAAGGAGAAGTTTCTTCACAGGGTGATTTTATTCAAGGTGCAATTGAGGAATGATGGAGATTTTCGGTTTGATGAACCATATACTGTGAAGAAGATTTGCATAACACCTGAAATTGTTGAGAAACATGCTGCTGAGTTTCTTTACAGTTTGAATGATGTTAAAAGTCAAAATGATTCTGCCAAATCATTCTCTGATATTTCATTTGTTGATGATGTTGTCACTGAGGTATTTATTAAGTATGATAcatctttttatatttaatgtatggttattattattatgcagaAACACATTATGTACTGTCGAATGTTGCAGATGCAGATTCCTGTTTCTGAAACTGATGAAGCATATGGTGgtgattttgaaaaaatagtgaaGGAGGGGAATGAGTTAATTGAGACAGGAAAAAGGaagattgaaaatttatttGAGGAAAGTGTGAACGTGAAGAAGGGGAAGTTGAACGTCAAAGTAGAGAAGGAGTGATCTGGAAGTTGGAAGGCAGTCTTTGTTTTTGAAAGTAAAGTGAAGATGACCATCTTATTGTTTAATCCTATATCACTTTTGTTTagtgttttgttgttttgagtACTTGACTGTTATAGTTGATGCATTATTATATTAGCATCATTAAATTGTAGTCAAGTCAGTAAGATGGTGAAAAATTAGATTCCATGAAGACTGCCAGTTTAAAATATGAGGAGAATAAACTCagttttttgtatttattagaAGTTATTATGTAATGACAGCTCAGTTTAATGATATAGTTTCTTTCGAAAGTCATATTGCAGTGTTTGTTACAACTTCTTTTTGACTGATATAGAATTTCTTTCACATCCACAACCCATTCTTTGCTGTAATGAAGTTTCACTTTCAGTTTCAATTTATAGATAGAACTATAATTCAGTAAGAGTGAAAGATATATGTAATGTTGTATTTATAGAGATGAGTTATGCAGATTTTCGAAGTAAATTCCTTTGGAAAGAAACCAAAAGGCTTCGGCAGGCAAGCATAAAAAGATTCCTCTGGCAGTGGGgaagcgacttctctggcagcggggacgcgacttctctggcagcggggaggcgacttctctggcagcggggaaGCGACTTCTCTGATCGGGAGACTCGATCCCTCTGCTCGGCCTTCGACTCCGCTGCACTGGAACTTCGATCTCGCTGCTCGGGAGACTCGATCTCGCTGCTCGGGAGACTCGATCTGGCTGGCACTCGACTCCGCTGGCCTTCGACTCCGCTGGCCTTCGATCCCGCTGGCCTCCGATTCCGCTGGCCTCCGATTTCACTGTCGCTTCGATTCCGCTGGCGCCTCAATTCCACTGGCGTCAGAGAATCCACGACTTCGCTGCTCGGCATATTCTTCAATTCTCTGCTCTGTCGGActcggcttctctgctctgtcccTGCAGAACACCAAGAAAAGCAACAAGTAAATGGATacaaaatgaagaaaataatgAAAGCAGGAAAGTTCAGAGTAGATTCGCAGTGGGAaaatgtgtcctcgggacactttggctcagattttcccacagTAGGCTCGGCTCTTCCAGCAGCTCAATGCagatatatttgtattttttagaaaatatattaaaacaaTCATTCACATAAAAGagtaaatatgatttaaatCAAAGTTGTGAAACAgctgaaaaaaatgaaagagagatGAAAAAAGAGGGATTCCATATCTTTTTTGCTGTGTATTTTTTTTCGTAGATATAAATAGATATAGATAAATTAAGTTGCTAAGTTTCTACACTTTGCATTAagcaattaattttgtttttaaaatgtATGTTTTATTTCTgaaacctatagcaaaataatGCATACTTTAGATATTTTAGCTTCGTACAAATATTAATGTgacataaatataatatatatgggCTCGAGTTTTGGATTTAGCATTTAGAATGCAGCTGACATATTAAACAGAAAGTTATATGTGTGAAGTGAGAATGAAATGCAatgaaaatataacaaaattaatggaagttaaatttcttttttaataagaaaaaaaaagtactatagaggaagttaatttttttagagcttataactTGTGTAATTTTATACAATGTTGGTTGAGTAGCATAGAGGAGAAGACGGGGGCTAGAATTTGAggtaaaacgatgtcgttttacgcccaactaaacgacgtcgttttggttcCCGTCCGGCGGCGCCATGTCATATTTCAGGTCACTGAAAAGTGCTatgtcagcactcaatttggAGATTTTTGAAAACCATTCAAAATTGATCAGTTGGTTAAGTTCATAAAAaagttgataaaaaaaaagttcatggcaaacTTCAAAATCgacccaaagttcatgattttttacGTACATAACCCAAAAatatattaagtattttatcTAACAAAAAATTTCGGATTCATAACCCGTGCGTAGCACGGGTGCGGCACTAGTTAAGTCTAATTTTGTAATACCATGTTTCCTtgtagctaaatttagagtaattttgaacttagatttaagatgattcacaccgaataaaagaaaatcatttatttttaattccaacaaatgaTTTGCAAAATCTTttgtaaaaataagaaataaaagatttatttatttaaatttatatgcattgtatatttatttaattaaacattcaAATATTTACACAAGCTTTTAATTAGCGAACGTGAGGAATTATTACAGCCGTGATAattcaaccataaaaatttatttgtcCAGTCAAGACTCAACACCCATACCCTACTTTCCTATGAGCCACCCTACCATGTCCTCTCTCATCACCGCAGTAACCCCAAAAATCAACTTGAACTTCCCCAACTCCTCTCCCAATTTCATTTCAAATTATTAGTTAGTCTTTCACTATCATCCACCATCTTCTCCACGCAAGAAAAACACAAGAAGCAGATGTAACCTTAAACTTGAAAATTTCTTCAAATCCTTCTTATTTTGACCTCGTAAAAATTTGAAGAAAACAACACTTGATGTCCTTTATAGCTCCATTCACAAAAGCTTAGTAAACAGTAGCAAATCTAGCAGCCACGCATCTCAGAATTCAGCAATTCAAACCAAAGGTTTCATCTATTGCCATTTTATTCTTACTCACTGCTAAAGAACTTTGATTTCAGTTCATGAAACCTTCTTCTGATTTCAACCTAGACAGCTCATTCCGTGGAAACTACTGATTTCATAAATCACGAATGAACAAAATGACAATTACATTACATATGCGTACACTCTAttcacatatatttatatataaagcaTGTCTGTTtttaaaagaaagagaagaaaggAGTCTTGAGCTTTGATTTTGCTTGTCGAGTCTGGGTGTTTGGGTTGTCTGATCGGGTTTTGCGGAGGTTAGGGGAGAGAGTGGAGGCTGCAGGGGAAGGAGAGAACGGCGGCGGCCACGGCTGTCCTCTGGTCGCCGGGATAGGAGAGGGAGGGGCGGAGGCAGCATTGGAGGTTGTTTTGAGTCGGGGACGGGAACTAGGGCTCCGGTCTGTCAATCGGAGatagagggaggcggcggcgcctcgccATCGCCAAGGAGGAAAGCGGAGGCGGCGTGGAGGCTGTCTGTGTCGGGTTCGGTGAAACATGGGGATGAGACTGTTGTGCCGTTTTTTTATGGGACGAGCGGACTTGAGAGGGGTGTTGAGGGACGGCGGTGCCGTGGTCGTCGGAActaggggtggaaaatcgggttgcgggtatcgggtataccctcacccgtcccgatacccgcgcgggtatcgggtacccgatacccgcaaaattcgggtggagggtcgggtgcgggtatcgCATCCTCAAAAATTGCGGGTAGAGGGTACCCTCGGgtatacccgcggatacccgcattACCCGCAGATTtaacattataaaattaaaattaataattttatttaggattTTAGGAATTAACCCCCAAAACTCCTCCTAGCCCTATTTCTTTTCGTCTATAATTCATTGTGCTTGTTTGttagttgtttatttattatttattcgtcacaggttttatggataatcgatgaaatagaaaggatattttcaattttttttgtgaaatgcgggacaaaataccctctcgcgggacgaaataccctccagcgggaccaaaaacccgcaaaattacaattaaaaaaaaaaatcgcgggactgtgagggtaccctcatacccgcagcgggtatccgctgcgggtattcgggtacccgcatcgGGGAAGAGGGTCGGATGAGGGTGCAGTTTTCGGCGGTTTTCGTCccgcgggtagggtacccgcgggtacccgattttccacccctagTCGGAACCACTGATGGAAGAGAGGAGAGGGGGCGGAGTTCGTGGAGCGTTGAGGAACCTgaggaataataataattatattattattattattataataagtaAATACTTATCATATGTTTAAGCATGGCATGAGATctcatttgcatcatgcaataaaaagtattcatgatttaattggttctatttataaattcaattagtaaagaaaatcgagtaaggacattgttggtgttcttgactcaagaaatttagttttcgaatatttattaaattttgaaaatccggcatgatgaatcaagtatgtttagtgTATCCACTGAAAcattaagttagcttcacgaggcCTATTAATGATAGAATTCTTTGTAGGCTTTTGAGCACCAAGAGATTAGCGAtgctttcccaagacaagtttatgtgattatgatctccAGGCTTTGCCTAAGCAGGTgagcttactttccaaatgtataaaatatgattGAGTTATTGAGCTCTAAATGTtataatgaaatgcaaattgtttataaGTTCAAAAGAAAtgtaaactgtttatccaataaaatgtttatgtgcactctgctctatTTAAGGCTTGCTACAACAAATCGTTCGAGGTTCTATTAGGGCCTAACATGTTATTGGAGAATTGTCTACACTctttagctgactcggtgggttgatctccattggacatggtgcttgctggatgtgttccgaagcatatAATGTAAGGCTtgtctgggtagcgtcccgagatCAAATGAagcttgtctgggttacgccctcagttcaaataaatgggagaaatgggtctgtcggtggctaaaaggtccgggatcacagcgagtaatagaaagggagtgtgacatgtgcgcacaaatgaaagaaatattttaacatgcttacaAGTTCTTTTAATTTAAAACCTTATAAATTATGCCAAGtatgagtacattagtacttagtccaaatactttcaaatatttttcaggttcactggctggtgctgacggggcagagctgaggctaggttTCAAACTTTTTATTTAGACTTTCAAATGACATCTATTCGAGCTTAGATTATAAACTCCTAGTtatatgctaatgaatgttggttatcagaagcatgaaacaaaacttgtgatttAAAGGGGTCTAGCCCGACTTGCTACCTTTTTATTCTGGTATCAACAAGGATTTCTCCCTGTGTTATTTATATGAATTGGTTGTGCCTCAATtgtatttattccttcaagaactGGGGTGTGTCAAATCTAAAAgagtccaaaaaaaaaagtctaaTCTAAAAGGACGAAAACCCTCCTGCTACGTAAACTCTCTCTTCTAAAATTCTTCCGTTTCAGTCTCTCTTTCTAGACTCTTTTGATTGAGAACTGAAAATTCTGTAATCATGTTGGTTTATCAAGATTTGCTCACCCGTAAATTactcttttatctttttattctttatttcaagtTGAACTTGAATTTGTGGGTTTtcttaattcttttattacatGGATTTTCATGTTTGTGCGTAGATCTATTTGTGAGTTGTATCTTTTTACTAGTAGGATGAAGGAGTTGATGAGCAAGCTGTCAAAGTGGTCGACATTGTTGACACATTCATGCAGTTTGTTCTTTTGAGTTTATGTGTTATTCACGCCAATAATGATTTTTGGATTTCATGGTCTGACCATATTTGTTTATAGGATCGTCTCTAAAATCAAAGATCTCCAATTGTAAAAATCCTAGCTCTTTGTTTCCTCTTTCCTTATACGCATAGATCTCACACATTTATGTTGACTTATATGTCTAGAATCAAAGATCTCCAATTATAAAGGCTTGATTTCTAAGAAGCAAAACGCCTACTTTCTATGATGTTAACTTATATATCTAGAATCATGCTATAATTGCAGTAGTTGTGCATGTTATGTCCACGAGTATTGTTGCTAGAATGATGACCGTGTGTGTTTTTTCTGTGGTCTTAGTTTTGTCGGAGAGAGCGATAGCTCATTGGTGTTTGCTTATACTACAAGGAAGGTGCAACTGATCCATAGTTTGAAGGAAATCAAGTGTTGAGTGGCCGGAAAATTGGTCACTTGCCCAAGTGTTTCTTATAccatatatttttatgttgcCATTATTCATCTCTACTCTCAGAAATTCTTATTCATATGGATTTTAACTTGaaatttttattaagtaattgCATTTTTTATCCTATGGACATCATAATTTATTGCTTATGTTGGGTTTAAGGTTAGTTTCTTATGAGTTTCTGTTTTGATCATATTAATTAGACTTGAATTATTAAGAATGTAAGCATATGCTTGATTCTCTTTAGTGTCTGCAGGCATCTTCGTTTTTCTCTCTACATGAAGATTCTGCACCATCTTTTGATTATTGGCATAAAGGTTAGAGAATTTATTTCTGTCTTTATAAAGCtgtattttcaaatttttgtgctcaaaataatttaattaacgCATCATTCATAGTATAAAATAATccatatattatagcaaaataaatcttatcctacatggcatcgtataatcactttattctaatttttcttaattcacattcattcttatttatttatatatttctaatcaatttttacattatagcaaaataataAATCCtaatattatagcaaaataaatcttatcctacatGGCATCGtgtaatcacttcattctaattttcctcaattctcattcattcttatttatttatatatttctaatcaatttttacattatagcaaaataaatcatatcctacgtggcatcctataatcacttcattataattttcctcaattctcattcattattatttatttatacatttctaatcaatttttacatttaaaaactattaaataatcatataaaattatagataaattttatactattaaataatcgtataaaactattagataaagtctgtactattaaataattgtataaaactattagataaatccaacatatcaatttaattataaatcatatatatccatttgattatcggaacccagccaaattaaaacacattagcaTTTCGAGGGTTCATTGGTCTGTTTTCAAACGCCTGAAATCCCTCCCAACCTCAtaccaacttttcttatatattaatatataaattaattcaatgaccaacaagaactcatcatgcCTCACAATCACATTTTTTTCACCcgaaaaatttaacttaataaaatgatgacatccagaataggaatccttatacccacttaattgagattgttccaagtgtgactaaaatttaaataaagtataccaataaattaatccacgaaaagcaatcaattcaaatgtcaattcattttttagaaaatatataaataaaatacatgtctatgcccaatctatatatatatatatatatatatatatatatatatataaattataatatatagcaaaataaatcctgtcctacgtggcgccgtataatcactttattttaattttcttcaattttcattcattcttattttttttttctaaatttttaatcaattttcatatctaaaaaagatttatatttgtattttattttattatataatattagtttaagtttatcacatcatactcacaaattaatatgtgtatatatatatatataatacgtttatatatagatgtatttacttaaataattaactatatatatatatatatatatatatatatatatatgattgaatatgaattcaaatttgacgatgttgtttaaagtttgagacgagattattctcataacttaattatagtttcacaaattctagataaaatgatactaacaagtaagttataagatgatgttcaaattcagatgtggtatttcaaactccaaagaatatggttttcaaaattttgacgttcaaatgtcatATGTGGTCTTTAGAGTTTCATATGATTATCCGGTCTTATTA
The genomic region above belongs to Salvia miltiorrhiza cultivar Shanhuang (shh) chromosome 5, IMPLAD_Smil_shh, whole genome shotgun sequence and contains:
- the LOC131025634 gene encoding uncharacterized protein LOC131025634, yielding MAPLLCSVNDLYPSLITSAIKIRVVRAYGLLFNGDSQHMMSFECILQDEEGVKIHASFAHNLDGSAASKIKEGCCYVFYKFYMRPNHMRFKTTDHEFRIVMTQKSQIFEITADDFPNEMFSFRTFAEIAGIESVGDAALFDVIGVIVESGGVINQPNRKMLEIKIEDENHDSVVCTLWEEYVDEFLSQIDPNVKQIPIVLIQYCRPISYEGEIRISTSFNVSRKHIVVVVVCVRIFGNIRFFETANLTFNHVSRRMVDETENLEVKSIEDVFCLEVFILKI